In Gopherus flavomarginatus isolate rGopFla2 chromosome 5, rGopFla2.mat.asm, whole genome shotgun sequence, one DNA window encodes the following:
- the RABEP2 gene encoding rab GTPase-binding effector protein 2 has translation MTLPVVGSVTLPSLPAEPCGADGLGGGATAPQEPGVLVEVVGAEQLDPGGTIRALQEELSAALAEVETLRAVATVSEGTKQEAVAAVRRQCQEEVASLQAILKDTINSYEARLEALQQEQHGGGSWGSRELSRLQQQQTQGNPLDSLEQQMEKAQEDSERLRSIVLPMEEEIAQLKSKLSRAEGLIQGLQGPEGSLCVSSESLLSDREAPSRMPPAHLGGEGDEGSGPEGEEEPGGGLAFTRGCDSVSIISIASSSAGSPRPRRRPSPEHEDTASLLSTGTLVPESIYLLPPGFQLVPDGEWAQLQQEARRHQESLQQLREQLEAAMQEKLGLQEALRRSSEDCAKQVLVLLDQIQKSEQLLQNLQATVSQTQHRTQEQIADLASSHKRLSYEVQRLSEENEGLRGSQTPLAPAEELPLTSSVQELQALVRRLQEEAGTLRRASEHHSERLRIEIVTLRERLDEEEATQARLQGVLEAQLGAQREESLVSLPHTPPAATPSFLPTELMEASLCSVRSEMERLQQQLGQAEQRAQGLEQDVQRLRGDLTQRDQQGQAWEQEKARLEAVLFEQRGKLQRLQAELDTSEQVQRDFVRLSQTLQVQLERIRRAPSLEQVRSIVDGTQLKDVAELKEP, from the exons ATGAcgcttcctgta GTTGGGTCTGTGACCCTCCCATCTCTGCCTGCAGAGCCATGTGGGGCAgatgggctgggtgggggggccaCAGCCCCCCAGGAGCCTGGCGTGTTGGTGGAGGTGGTGGGCGCGGAGCAGCTGGACCCCGGGGGGACGATTCGGGCGCTGCAGGAGGAGCTGTCGGCCGCGCTGGCCGAGGTGGAGACGCTGCGAGCCGTGGCCACCGTGAGCGAGGGCACCAagcaggaggctgtggccgcTGTGCGGCGTCAATGCCAGGAGGAGGTGGCCTCGTTGCAGGCCATCCTCAAAG ACACCATCAACAGCTATGAGGCCCGCCTGGAGGccctgcagcaggagcagcacgGTGGGGGCTCGTGGGGGAGCCGGGAGCTGAgccgcctgcagcagcagcagacgcAGGGAAACCCCCTGGACTCGCTGGAGCAGCAGATGGAGAAG GCACAGGAGGACTCCGAGCGGCTGCGCAGCATCGTGCTGCCCATGGAGGAGGAGATCGCCCAGCTCAAGAGCAAACTCTCCCGGGCCGAGGGACTgatccaggggctgcaggggcctgAG GGCTCGCTCTGCGTCTCGTCAGAGTCCCTGCTGTCTGACAGGGAGGCTCCCAGCCGGATGCCCCCTGCCcaccttgggggagagggggatgaaggctctggaCCAGAGGGCGAGGAGGAGCCGGGAGGGGGCCTGGCCTTCACCCGCGGCTGCGACAGCGTTTCCATCATCTCCATCGCCAGCTCCAGCGCTGGTTCGCCCCGGCCCCGCCGccgccccagcccggagcacGAGGACACAGCCTCCCTGCTGTCCACTGGCACCCTTGTGCCCGAGAGCATCTACCTGCTGCCCCCTGGCTTCCAGCTGGTGCCTGATGGGGAGTGGGCACAACTGCAGCAGGAG GCCAGGCGGCACCAGGAGTCCCTGCAGCAGCTGAGAGAGCAGCTGGAGGCGGCGATGCAGGAGAAGCTGGGACTGCAGGAGGCGCTGAGACGGAGCAGTGAGGACTGTGCCAAGCAG GTGCTGGTGCTGCTGGATCAGATCCAGAAGTcggagcagctgctgcagaaccTGCAGGCGACCGTGTCCCAGACCCAGCACCGGACCCAGGAGCAGATA gctgaCCTGGCGTCATCTCACAAGCGACTCAGCTACGAGGTGCAGCGGCTGAGCGAGGAGAATGAGGGGCTGCGGGGCTCCCAGACCCCCCTGGCCCCCGCTGAGGAGCTGCCACTGACCAGCTCTGTGCAG gagctgcaggcccTGGTGCGCCGGCTGCAGGAGGAGGCCGGGACCCTGCGCCGAGCCAGTGAGCACCATAGCGAGCGGCTGCGCATTGAGATCGTCACGCTGCGTGAGCGGCTGGATGAGGAGGAGGCCACCCAGGCCCGGCTGCAGGGGGTTCTGGAGGCCCAGTTGGGGGCCCAGCGCGAGGAGAGCC ttgtctctctcccccacactcctccGGCTGCGACTCCATCGTTCCTGCCCACAGAGCTCATGGAGG CCTCCCTGTGCAGCGTCCGGTCGGAGATGGAGCGgctacagcagcagctggggcag gcAGAGCAGCGGgcacaggggctggagcaggacgTGCAGCGGCTCCGGGGGGACCTAACTCAGCGTGACCAGCAGGGCCAGGCCTGGGAACAGGAGAAG GCCAGGCTGGAGGCAGTGCTGTTCGAGCAGCGGGGGAAGCTGCAGCGGTTGCAGGCGGAGCTGGACACCAGTGAGCAGGTGCAGAGAGACTTTGTCCGCCTCTCGCAGACTCTGCAG GTGCAGCTGGAGAGGATCCGCCGGGCCCCCTCGCTGGAGCAGGTGCGCAGCATTGTGGACGGGACGCAGCTGAAGGATGTAGCAGAGCTCAAGGAGCCCTGA